GACCTGATCCCCCGCTTCCTGGCCGCCCATCCGGGCATCCGCGTCGAGATCACCGTCGAGGACGCCTTCGTCGACGTGCTGGCGGCCGGCTTCGACGCCGGCGCGCGCTATGACGAACGGCTGGAGAAGGACATGATCGCCGTGCCCCTGGCCGGACCGCAGCGCTTCGCCATCGTCGGTTCGCCGGCCTATTTCGCCAAGCACGGTCGCCCGACCCATCCGCGCGAGGTCCTCAACCACCCCTGCATCCGCCACCGCTTCCCCAGCGGGACCAGCTACGCCTGGGAGTTCGAGAAGGACGGCGAGGTGATCCGCGTTTCGCCCGAAGGTCCGCTGATCACCGGCAGCGTCGACCTGGAACTGTCCGCCGCCGAGGCCGGCGTGGGCCTGCTAGCCACCTTCGAGGGCTTCTGCGCCGATCGCGTCGCGGCCGGCCGGCTGGAGACCGTGCTCGACGACTGGCTGCCGCCGTTCAGCGGGCCCTATCTCTACTATCCCAGCCGCCGACACATGCCGGCGCCGCTGCGGGCGTTCGTGGATTTCGTGAAGGCGGAAAGGAAATGAGCTCTTCCCTCCCCACGAGGGGAGAGAAGCCGCTCCGTGCAGATCCCATCCACGCCGGGTGAAATCTTCCCCGAACGGCCCGCGCTAAGCGTCGCATTAGAAAGCCTGTTCTTGCTTCCGCGCCTCGCGGGGCGTAACGGGTCCGCTCCCGCCGCCGATGGCGGGCTCAAGTCATGAATTGGAGGCTGCGATGGGTTACCGGGTCGCCGTGGTCGGCGCCACGGGCAATGTGGGCCGTGAGATGTTCAACATCCTCGAGGAACTGAAATTCCCCGTGGACAAGATGCATGCGATCGCGAGCCGCAAATCCATCGGCGTGGAAGTCTCGTTCGGCAACCAGACCCTGCACTGCGAGGACCTGGAGCAGTTCGACTTCTCCAAGGTCGACATCGTGCTGATGAGCGCCGGCGGCGCCATCTCCAAGGCCTGGGGCGAGAAGATCGGCGCGGCCGGCCCGATCGTCATCGACAATTCCAGCCACTTCCGGATGGATCCGGACGTGCCGCTGGTGGTGCCGGAAGTGAACCCGAACGCCGTCGACAAGCTGCCCAAGAACATCATCGCCAACCCCAACTGCTCGACCGCGCAGCTGGTGGTGGTGCTGGCCCCCCTGCACGCCGAAGCCAAGATCAAGCGGGTGGTCGTCTCGACCTACCAGTCGGTCTCGGGCGCGGGCAAGGAAGGCATGGACGAGCTGTGGGAACAGACCAAGGGCGTGTTCGTCCTGGGCGCCCCGGCCCCGAAGAAGTTCACCAAGCAGATCGCCTTCAACGTCATCCCCCACATCGACGTCTTCATGGAAGACGGCTTCACCAAGGAAGAGTGGAAGATGATGATGGAGACCAAGAAGATCTTGGATCCGTCCATCAAGCTGACCGCCACCTGCGTGCGCGTGCCGGTCATGGTCGGCCACGCCGAGTCGGTGAACATCGAGTTCGAGACCCCGCTGGACGAGGACGACGTCCGCGAGATCCTGCGCGACGCCGACGGCGTGGAAGTCATCGATAAGCGCGAGGACGGCGGCTACATGACGCCCAAGGAAAGCGCCGGCGAGTTCCCGGTCTATGTCTCGCGCATCCGCACCGACCCGACCGTCGAGAACGGCATCGCGCTGTGGTGCGTGGCCGACAACCTGCGCAAGGGCGCGGCGCTGAACG
The window above is part of the Caulobacter soli genome. Proteins encoded here:
- a CDS encoding LysR family transcriptional regulator; its protein translation is MAKPDLADLDAFTAVARARGFRGAAVQRGVSASSLSEALRRLEADLGVRLLNRTTRSVTPTEAGERLLARLTPALADVSLALDEVNAFRDSPIGVLKLNVPGAVSRIVFPDLIPRFLAAHPGIRVEITVEDAFVDVLAAGFDAGARYDERLEKDMIAVPLAGPQRFAIVGSPAYFAKHGRPTHPREVLNHPCIRHRFPSGTSYAWEFEKDGEVIRVSPEGPLITGSVDLELSAAEAGVGLLATFEGFCADRVAAGRLETVLDDWLPPFSGPYLYYPSRRHMPAPLRAFVDFVKAERK
- a CDS encoding aspartate-semialdehyde dehydrogenase → MGYRVAVVGATGNVGREMFNILEELKFPVDKMHAIASRKSIGVEVSFGNQTLHCEDLEQFDFSKVDIVLMSAGGAISKAWGEKIGAAGPIVIDNSSHFRMDPDVPLVVPEVNPNAVDKLPKNIIANPNCSTAQLVVVLAPLHAEAKIKRVVVSTYQSVSGAGKEGMDELWEQTKGVFVLGAPAPKKFTKQIAFNVIPHIDVFMEDGFTKEEWKMMMETKKILDPSIKLTATCVRVPVMVGHAESVNIEFETPLDEDDVREILRDADGVEVIDKREDGGYMTPKESAGEFPVYVSRIRTDPTVENGIALWCVADNLRKGAALNAVQIAQLLHEKGLIKQKLPA